From a region of the Latilactobacillus sakei genome:
- a CDS encoding transcription elongation factor GreA: protein MAQKKFPMTAEGKESLAKELENLKMVKRPEVIDRIKIARSFGDLSENSEYESAKDEQSSLETRIVEVENMLRFAEVIDVDSIAIDEIAVGKTVSFTDDEDGEEETYQIVGAAESDPFNGKISNDSPIAQALVGKHVGDKVVVQTPGGDMHVTITEVK from the coding sequence ATGGCACAAAAAAAATTCCCAATGACTGCAGAAGGTAAAGAAAGCCTAGCTAAAGAACTTGAAAACTTAAAAATGGTTAAACGACCAGAAGTAATCGATCGGATTAAGATTGCACGTAGTTTTGGTGATTTATCAGAAAACTCTGAATACGAATCTGCTAAGGATGAACAAAGCTCACTTGAAACACGAATCGTTGAAGTTGAAAATATGCTTCGTTTTGCTGAAGTGATTGATGTTGATAGTATCGCTATTGATGAAATTGCAGTTGGTAAAACAGTGAGCTTCACAGATGATGAAGACGGTGAAGAAGAAACTTATCAAATCGTCGGTGCTGCAGAATCTGATCCATTTAACGGTAAGATTTCAAATGACTCACCAATTGCCCAAGCACTAGTTGGCAAACATGTGGGGGACAAAGTCGTCGTTCAAACACCAGGCGGCGACATGCACGTAACCATTACGGAAGTTAAATAA
- a CDS encoding uridine kinase → MTSQKKAPIIIGVTGGSGSGKTTVSQAIAQKFANHSVMLLPQDAYYKHQDGSFEERQETNYDHPDAFDTDLLIEQATMLKNHQSIEQPVYDYKIHNRTDEVVHVEPQDVIILEGILVLADARLRDLMDIKVYVDTDDDIRLLRRMSRDMESRGRSFDDIVMQYLKTVKPMFHEFIEPTKRYADLIVPEGGNNRVAIDLLVTKIQSILNMND, encoded by the coding sequence ATGACGAGTCAAAAAAAAGCACCCATAATTATCGGCGTAACTGGTGGTTCAGGTAGTGGCAAAACCACTGTTAGCCAGGCAATCGCGCAAAAATTTGCAAACCATTCGGTGATGTTATTACCACAGGATGCGTACTATAAACATCAAGATGGTTCTTTTGAAGAACGCCAAGAAACTAACTATGATCATCCAGATGCATTTGATACTGATTTGTTGATTGAACAAGCAACGATGTTGAAAAATCATCAATCAATTGAACAACCTGTCTATGATTATAAAATCCATAACCGGACAGATGAAGTTGTCCATGTGGAACCACAAGATGTGATTATCTTGGAAGGTATTTTGGTATTAGCAGATGCCCGTTTACGCGATTTGATGGATATCAAAGTTTACGTTGATACAGATGACGATATTCGTTTATTGAGACGAATGAGTCGTGATATGGAGAGTCGGGGACGTTCATTTGACGATATTGTGATGCAATATCTCAAAACAGTTAAACCTATGTTCCATGAATTTATTGAACCCACAAAACGCTATGCAGATTTAATCGTACCCGAAGGCGGTAATAATCGGGTTGCGATTGATCTCTTGGTAACGAAGATTCAATCCATTCTAAATATGAATGATTAA
- a CDS encoding endolytic transglycosylase MltG, translating into MKNADQKEPVNQKTAEERQYAERRAEKKAANKIVYWIISILIALVIIIGFMGYRFVQSSLKPYNTNAKQEITVQIPNGSTNKEIAAILQDKRLIRNASVFNYYVKTHNFTDFQAGYHVLKQSMSLDKIIANLQKEGTPTRPRDAKGKVLVKEGVTLEQIATAVGKETKFSKAAFMKQVQDKKFLASLEKKYPQLLSSTMAKKDVRYHLEGYLFPATYEVYKDSTLKELITEMVKTTDQNLQPYYATMKNKKLSVQQTLTLASLVEREGVTASDRQKIAGVFFNRLDIDMPIQSDISVMYALNTHKTHLYNKDTKVDSPYNLYVHSGYGPGPFNSPSLQSITAVLNPADRDQGYLYFVANLKTGKVYYSKTFEQHTDTTSSIED; encoded by the coding sequence TTGAAGAATGCTGATCAAAAGGAGCCAGTTAATCAAAAAACGGCTGAAGAACGGCAATACGCTGAACGACGGGCTGAAAAAAAAGCGGCTAATAAAATTGTCTATTGGATTATCAGTATCCTGATAGCCTTAGTCATTATTATTGGTTTTATGGGGTATCGCTTTGTGCAATCATCGCTGAAACCTTATAATACAAATGCCAAACAAGAAATTACGGTTCAAATTCCTAACGGATCAACCAACAAGGAAATTGCCGCTATCTTACAAGATAAGCGACTCATTCGGAACGCATCGGTCTTTAATTATTATGTGAAGACGCATAACTTTACCGATTTCCAAGCAGGTTATCATGTTTTGAAACAATCAATGAGCTTAGATAAGATTATTGCCAACCTTCAAAAAGAAGGGACCCCAACGCGCCCACGGGATGCTAAAGGTAAGGTCTTAGTTAAAGAAGGGGTTACCCTCGAACAGATTGCAACCGCAGTCGGCAAAGAGACGAAATTCTCGAAAGCTGCTTTCATGAAGCAAGTTCAAGATAAGAAGTTCTTGGCAAGCCTCGAGAAGAAATACCCACAACTTTTATCATCAACGATGGCTAAGAAGGATGTTCGTTATCACTTAGAAGGTTATCTCTTCCCAGCAACGTATGAAGTCTATAAAGATAGCACGTTGAAAGAATTGATTACTGAAATGGTGAAAACAACTGATCAAAACTTACAACCATATTATGCAACAATGAAGAACAAGAAATTATCTGTTCAACAAACATTAACGTTGGCCTCATTAGTTGAACGTGAAGGGGTTACTGCAAGCGATCGTCAAAAGATTGCGGGGGTCTTCTTCAACCGTTTAGACATTGATATGCCAATCCAATCAGATATTTCGGTAATGTACGCATTGAATACGCATAAGACACATCTCTATAATAAAGATACTAAAGTCGACTCACCTTATAACCTCTATGTTCACTCAGGTTATGGGCCAGGACCATTTAACTCGCCAAGTTTACAATCTATAACGGCGGTCTTAAACCCAGCTGATCGTGATCAAGGTTATCTCTACTTTGTGGCTAACTTGAAGACGGGTAAGGTTTATTACTCGAAGACTTTCGAGCAACATACAGACACAACGAGCTCGATCGAAGATTAG
- a CDS encoding phenylalanine--tRNA ligase subunit beta translates to MKVSYNWLKDYLDLTTAPEALAEKITRTGIEVADVAQMSAGLKKIVVGHVLSCEPHPDSDHLHVCEVDVGEEEPFQIVCGAPNVAAGQYVIVALPNSRIADNVKIKKGKMRGVVSMGMICGLQEIGFADSVVPKEYVDGIFVFPEAIAPGTDVYEALGMTDYIIDLDLTANRADALGIHGVAHEVAAIESLTPHFEDVAISESDVQTKDQLSAQVADEQLAPSYHLRMLQNVTVQPSPLWLQTRLWNAGIRPINNLVDVTNYMMLTYGQPLHAFDADTLTGDHKQIEVRLAKTGEKLTTLDEAEHDLTNEDIVITDGNQPIALAGVMGGFNSEITANTKNVIIEAAIFAPTAVRKTAQRHNLRSDASSRFEKGVNVADVQVALDAAAAMMAELGAGQVTAGVVSPTNLAPQPKVIQLDSARVNRVLGTDMSVQTMIDLLERFGFEVANNADQLTVTIPARRWDIEIQADVIEEIARLYGYDNLPSTLPTGDMTTGALTTEQKALRRTRHTLEGAGLTQAISYALTTEEKAGQFTLAAKQTATVLDWPMTQDHAYLRMNLVTGLLDDAAYNVARKQTDLALYEQGRVFLQHADQVRPNEVEYVAGLMSGNRQVKSWQEAAAPVDFYTIKGVVDTLMASYNLQAAVAYQATDAYPEMHPGRTAAIYVGETFVGIVGQIHPKIAKATHLKETYIFELDLAKILELQRQTIIAKPAPKFPEVTRDIALQVPEAITNADLVNAIKEKGGRYLVSVSLFDVYAGSHIEAGEKSMAYTLTYLNEDATLTEEEVNAAFEKVVAHLVATFQAKVR, encoded by the coding sequence ATGAAAGTATCTTATAACTGGTTAAAAGACTATTTAGATTTAACAACAGCGCCAGAAGCACTCGCAGAAAAAATTACCCGGACAGGGATTGAAGTCGCAGATGTTGCGCAAATGAGTGCGGGCTTGAAAAAAATTGTTGTGGGACACGTTTTAAGTTGCGAACCACATCCTGATTCAGATCATTTACATGTTTGTGAAGTTGATGTTGGTGAAGAAGAGCCCTTCCAAATTGTCTGTGGTGCGCCTAATGTGGCCGCTGGGCAATATGTGATTGTGGCCTTACCTAACTCACGAATTGCAGATAACGTGAAGATTAAAAAAGGCAAGATGCGCGGCGTTGTTTCAATGGGCATGATCTGTGGCCTACAAGAAATTGGTTTTGCCGATAGCGTTGTGCCTAAAGAATATGTCGATGGGATCTTTGTTTTCCCAGAAGCAATTGCACCGGGGACTGACGTTTATGAAGCACTTGGGATGACTGATTACATTATCGATCTTGATTTAACGGCTAACCGAGCCGATGCGCTTGGAATTCACGGGGTGGCTCATGAAGTAGCAGCGATTGAATCATTGACACCTCATTTTGAAGACGTAGCTATTTCAGAAAGTGATGTTCAAACAAAAGATCAACTCAGTGCACAAGTGGCTGATGAACAGTTAGCGCCTAGTTATCACCTCCGGATGTTACAAAACGTGACGGTCCAACCAAGTCCATTGTGGTTACAAACTCGTCTTTGGAATGCTGGTATTCGCCCCATCAATAACCTTGTTGATGTGACAAACTACATGATGCTAACGTATGGTCAACCATTACACGCTTTTGATGCCGATACTTTAACTGGCGATCATAAGCAAATTGAAGTTCGTTTAGCTAAAACAGGTGAAAAATTAACGACCCTTGATGAAGCAGAACATGATTTAACCAATGAAGATATTGTCATCACAGATGGTAACCAACCAATCGCATTAGCGGGGGTCATGGGTGGTTTCAATTCAGAAATTACGGCTAATACTAAAAATGTGATTATCGAAGCTGCTATTTTTGCCCCAACCGCGGTTCGCAAGACGGCGCAACGCCATAACTTACGTTCAGATGCCTCATCACGTTTTGAAAAAGGTGTGAATGTCGCTGACGTTCAAGTGGCTTTAGATGCCGCTGCCGCTATGATGGCTGAATTAGGTGCTGGTCAAGTGACTGCGGGGGTCGTGAGCCCAACAAACTTGGCCCCACAACCTAAAGTGATTCAACTCGATTCAGCACGGGTCAACCGTGTATTAGGCACTGACATGAGTGTTCAAACGATGATTGATTTACTTGAACGGTTTGGTTTTGAAGTGGCTAATAATGCTGACCAATTGACGGTGACAATTCCTGCCCGTCGTTGGGATATTGAAATCCAAGCAGACGTCATTGAAGAAATCGCGCGTTTATACGGTTACGATAATTTACCAAGTACCTTGCCAACTGGTGACATGACAACTGGTGCTTTGACAACCGAACAAAAGGCGCTTCGCCGAACACGGCATACACTTGAAGGTGCTGGGTTAACGCAAGCGATTAGCTATGCTTTGACAACCGAAGAAAAAGCGGGTCAATTTACCTTGGCTGCTAAACAAACAGCAACCGTTCTTGATTGGCCAATGACCCAAGATCATGCTTATTTACGGATGAATCTCGTTACTGGCCTACTTGATGATGCGGCCTACAACGTGGCACGGAAACAAACGGACTTAGCATTGTACGAACAAGGCCGGGTCTTTTTACAACACGCTGATCAAGTGCGTCCCAATGAAGTCGAATACGTTGCTGGTTTAATGAGCGGTAATCGTCAAGTGAAATCATGGCAAGAAGCGGCAGCACCCGTTGATTTCTATACCATCAAGGGTGTCGTTGATACCTTGATGGCTAGCTATAACTTGCAAGCAGCAGTGGCCTACCAAGCAACTGATGCTTATCCAGAAATGCATCCAGGTCGGACTGCCGCTATTTATGTCGGTGAAACCTTCGTCGGGATTGTGGGCCAAATTCATCCTAAAATTGCGAAAGCCACACATTTAAAAGAAACTTATATTTTTGAATTAGATTTGGCTAAAATTTTAGAATTACAACGGCAAACAATCATTGCTAAACCAGCGCCTAAGTTCCCAGAAGTGACACGGGATATTGCCTTGCAAGTACCTGAAGCAATCACCAATGCTGATTTGGTCAACGCGATTAAAGAAAAAGGCGGCCGCTACCTTGTTTCAGTATCATTATTCGACGTTTATGCGGGTAGTCATATTGAAGCCGGTGAGAAATCAATGGCTTATACATTGACATATCTCAATGAGGACGCTACTTTAACAGAAGAAGAAGTTAACGCCGCTTTTGAAAAAGTTGTGGCCCACTTAGTCGCAACTTTCCAAGCGAAAGTCCGTTAA
- a CDS encoding phenylalanine--tRNA ligase subunit alpha codes for MSLKEQLEHLQQKSLQDIQKVVDLDALNQIRVEVLGKKGPITEVLRGMRDLSNEERPKVGAFANEIKSDLAQAIEARKAELEAKKEAAQLAHETIDVTLPGQPVKKGTPHVLTQVIDDLEDLFIGMGYQVVAGFEVEDEKHNFEMLNMPADHPARDMQDTFYITKDTLMRTHMSPNEARDLESHDFANGPIKMISPGRVYRRDTDDATHSHQFYQMEGQVIDKNITMADLKGTLEYTIHHIFGEDRDLRFRPSYFPFTEPSVEVDISCFRCNGEGCSVCKQTGWIEVLGAGMTHPNVLKAGGVDPEVYGGFAFGLGIDRFAMLKYGVDDIRNFYLNDVRFLNQFTQEV; via the coding sequence ATGTCATTGAAGGAACAGTTGGAACACTTGCAACAAAAGAGTTTGCAAGATATCCAAAAAGTTGTTGATTTAGATGCATTGAATCAGATTCGAGTAGAAGTACTTGGCAAGAAAGGGCCAATTACGGAGGTCTTGCGTGGTATGCGGGACTTAAGTAACGAAGAACGGCCTAAAGTAGGGGCTTTTGCTAACGAAATTAAGAGTGATTTAGCCCAAGCAATTGAAGCGCGCAAAGCAGAATTAGAAGCTAAAAAAGAAGCTGCTCAATTAGCGCACGAAACAATCGACGTCACTTTACCAGGACAACCTGTTAAAAAGGGCACACCGCATGTTTTAACCCAAGTGATTGATGATTTAGAAGATTTATTCATCGGGATGGGCTATCAAGTCGTTGCCGGGTTTGAAGTGGAAGATGAAAAACACAACTTTGAAATGTTAAACATGCCTGCTGATCATCCGGCACGGGATATGCAAGATACCTTCTACATCACAAAAGACACGTTGATGCGGACCCATATGTCACCTAACGAAGCACGCGATCTTGAAAGCCACGACTTTGCTAATGGCCCCATCAAGATGATTAGCCCCGGTCGTGTTTACCGTCGTGATACCGATGACGCCACGCATTCACATCAATTCTACCAAATGGAAGGCCAAGTGATTGATAAGAACATTACGATGGCTGACTTAAAAGGGACCTTAGAATACACAATCCACCATATTTTTGGTGAAGATCGTGATTTACGTTTCCGGCCAAGTTACTTCCCATTCACGGAACCTTCTGTCGAAGTCGATATCTCATGTTTCCGTTGTAATGGCGAAGGCTGCAGTGTCTGCAAACAAACTGGTTGGATTGAAGTCTTGGGTGCAGGGATGACGCATCCAAACGTTTTAAAAGCCGGCGGTGTTGATCCAGAAGTTTACGGTGGTTTTGCTTTTGGACTTGGAATCGATCGGTTTGCAATGTTGAAATATGGTGTGGATGATATTCGGAACTTCTATTTAAACGATGTCCGATTCTTAAATCAATTCACACAGGAGGTTTAA
- a CDS encoding transcriptional regulator → MSIVKENANSDCQETFQLCPKFEKTFSILGKKWNGLIIDVLLEGGAQRFKHLVHSVPKCSDRVLVERLKELEQAGIVARITSADSSLIEYQLTEKGESLAPVMDAVHNWSDQWCDTND, encoded by the coding sequence ATGAGTATTGTAAAAGAAAATGCTAATTCTGACTGTCAAGAGACCTTCCAACTCTGTCCTAAATTTGAAAAAACATTCTCAATTTTAGGCAAGAAGTGGAATGGTCTGATCATTGATGTATTATTAGAAGGGGGCGCACAGCGCTTCAAGCATTTGGTTCATAGTGTGCCCAAGTGCAGTGATCGTGTGTTAGTTGAACGCTTGAAAGAATTAGAGCAAGCGGGCATCGTTGCTCGCATAACGAGTGCTGATTCATCGTTGATTGAATATCAACTAACTGAAAAAGGCGAATCGCTAGCACCTGTTATGGATGCGGTCCATAATTGGTCTGACCAATGGTGCGATACGAACGACTAG
- a CDS encoding HD domain-containing protein, with the protein MNATAKWYQDADYMALIADLLEKEEVQKLANYTQHHHSDRLEHSLSVSYRSYELAKKWHLNVRSVARAGLLHDLFYYDWRDTKFDLGTHAYVHPRIALRNAEKLTELSPMEKDIIVKHMWGATVSHPKYRESYIVSLVDDYCAITEFCSPLWSKFKQKVRHQSAATQTNK; encoded by the coding sequence ATGAACGCAACAGCTAAGTGGTATCAAGATGCAGATTATATGGCACTGATCGCCGATTTGTTAGAAAAAGAAGAAGTTCAAAAATTAGCAAATTACACACAGCATCATCATTCGGATCGTTTAGAACATTCACTCAGTGTTTCTTATCGAAGCTACGAGCTTGCCAAGAAATGGCATCTTAACGTCCGCTCAGTTGCCCGCGCAGGCTTATTACATGATTTGTTCTATTACGATTGGCGCGATACGAAGTTTGATCTGGGGACCCATGCTTATGTGCACCCACGGATTGCTCTTCGGAACGCTGAGAAGTTAACTGAATTGTCACCAATGGAAAAAGATATTATTGTTAAACATATGTGGGGCGCAACTGTCAGCCATCCTAAATATCGTGAGAGTTATATCGTTTCATTAGTTGATGATTATTGTGCGATTACTGAATTTTGTTCGCCACTGTGGTCAAAATTCAAACAAAAAGTACGCCATCAATCAGCGGCCACACAAACCAACAAATAA
- a CDS encoding RNA methyltransferase gives MEYIQSNQNTKIKAAKKLTVKKNQRKENTYLLEGWHLVQEAIQNKAVIRQVFATEKYVDERALRGLYDDTFEIAPEVAQHLSETKAPQGIFAVVEMSETPMPEKLTGRYLLLDAVQDPGNIGTMIRTADAAGFAGVVLGNGSVDLYNPKLLRSMQGSHFHLPIYQGNLMDWMKKFNSQDVPVYGTELNPEAISYQDVPKTADMALILGNEGNGVAKDVLAATTQNLYIPIPGNAESLNVAVAAGILMFKLIEG, from the coding sequence ATGGAATACATTCAATCGAACCAAAATACTAAGATTAAAGCGGCTAAGAAATTAACCGTCAAGAAAAACCAACGTAAAGAAAATACTTATTTATTAGAAGGCTGGCATTTAGTGCAAGAAGCCATCCAAAATAAAGCAGTGATTCGCCAAGTCTTTGCCACCGAAAAATACGTTGATGAACGCGCCTTACGTGGTTTATATGATGATACTTTTGAAATCGCACCGGAAGTAGCCCAACACCTTAGCGAAACAAAAGCGCCACAAGGGATTTTTGCCGTTGTTGAAATGTCAGAAACACCAATGCCTGAAAAATTAACGGGTCGTTACTTATTATTAGACGCCGTTCAAGATCCTGGTAATATCGGCACGATGATTCGGACTGCAGATGCTGCTGGCTTTGCCGGTGTGGTTTTAGGGAATGGGAGTGTTGATCTATACAATCCTAAATTATTGCGGTCAATGCAAGGCAGTCACTTCCATTTACCAATCTATCAAGGTAACTTAATGGACTGGATGAAGAAATTCAACTCACAAGACGTACCGGTATATGGAACAGAATTAAACCCCGAAGCCATCAGTTATCAAGATGTGCCTAAGACCGCCGATATGGCTTTGATTTTAGGTAATGAAGGAAACGGTGTTGCCAAAGATGTCTTAGCAGCTACGACCCAAAACCTTTACATTCCAATTCCTGGGAATGCAGAATCATTAAACGTTGCAGTTGCTGCCGGGATTTTAATGTTTAAATTGATTGAAGGCTAA
- a CDS encoding acylphosphatase, with product MQKAVQLDVFGRVQGVGFRWTTKLVADRLGITGTVSNQPDGSVKIIAMGPDAILEQFIGAVKASPTPSGRVDRVVQTPLQDVSACHKFSVVG from the coding sequence ATGCAAAAAGCAGTCCAATTAGATGTATTTGGCCGGGTTCAAGGTGTCGGCTTCCGCTGGACAACTAAACTGGTGGCCGATCGATTAGGGATTACTGGCACCGTCTCTAACCAACCCGATGGTTCTGTCAAAATTATCGCAATGGGCCCCGATGCCATTTTGGAACAGTTCATTGGCGCCGTTAAAGCGTCTCCGACCCCTAGTGGGCGCGTTGATCGTGTTGTTCAAACACCCTTGCAAGATGTGTCAGCGTGTCATAAATTTTCAGTTGTCGGTTGA
- a CDS encoding insertase, with translation MKNSKRFATLAMLAMTVTLFLSGCMPQKMSSHPKVPTGFIYGSSYKYIAVPLQHIMERIADFFGGINGYGWAIIIITFVVRMILLPLMLNQSNKMTAQQEKTRRLKPQLDIVQAQQKVATTPEEKAELSQLMMKVYKENDSSMMPSLGCLTLLIQLPIFSGLYQAIQYSPEISSSHFFGIGLGQPNIIITIIATLFYVGQSALSLVGMPAEQKKQMQTTVLMSPAITFFISLFAPAGLALYFLAGGMIMIIQQMITTFIIMPRVKKRIDQEIKEKPIVTVVTKDMFTKKAAAKATETPVTPETTHTNKATTPSETGKRNSGKQRHKPQA, from the coding sequence ATGAAAAATTCAAAACGCTTCGCAACACTTGCGATGCTAGCAATGACCGTTACATTATTTCTATCCGGCTGTATGCCACAAAAAATGAGTAGCCATCCTAAAGTCCCAACTGGCTTCATCTATGGTTCATCCTATAAATACATCGCCGTCCCATTACAACATATTATGGAACGCATCGCTGATTTCTTCGGCGGCATCAATGGTTACGGCTGGGCGATCATCATCATCACCTTCGTGGTGCGGATGATTTTACTCCCATTAATGCTTAACCAATCAAATAAAATGACTGCGCAACAAGAAAAAACGCGTCGTTTGAAACCACAATTAGATATCGTTCAAGCACAACAAAAGGTTGCCACAACACCTGAAGAAAAAGCCGAATTAAGCCAATTAATGATGAAGGTTTATAAGGAAAATGATTCAAGTATGATGCCTAGCCTTGGCTGTTTAACCTTATTAATTCAATTACCAATCTTCTCTGGTTTATACCAAGCGATTCAATACTCACCCGAAATTTCAAGTAGTCATTTCTTCGGGATTGGCTTAGGTCAACCCAATATCATTATCACCATTATTGCGACCCTCTTTTACGTTGGTCAAAGCGCCCTCTCACTAGTTGGGATGCCCGCTGAACAAAAGAAACAAATGCAAACAACCGTCCTTATGAGTCCTGCGATTACATTCTTCATTTCGTTATTCGCACCAGCTGGGTTAGCACTTTACTTCCTTGCCGGCGGGATGATTATGATTATTCAACAAATGATCACAACCTTCATCATCATGCCCCGTGTTAAAAAACGTATTGATCAAGAAATCAAAGAAAAACCAATCGTCACAGTCGTCACAAAAGACATGTTCACCAAAAAAGCAGCTGCTAAAGCAACTGAAACACCTGTAACACCAGAAACCACGCACACCAATAAGGCAACGACGCCTTCTGAAACAGGCAAACGTAACTCAGGCAAACAACGCCACAAACCACAAGCATAA
- a CDS encoding two-component sensor histidine kinase, with the protein MITNDLETPSENNNKGRKISLKVKWAAAVGLAIFITFAIFSIVIFSSISNILLHKEVDNVHDTVTVIQQRLGRPEKTLTSEFVAEQLDPAPRDSKAIYQDSVLMRLAQQDTTVKVYDQNRQGLFASRGRATSFPKQDTDVLKREHIFGKIHLIGIRPIKTANTNRTIGYVEVTNNLRDYNHAMLELRIVLVVVVLFAMLFSAVIGYLLANRFLQPIEAMKQTIEAINVEPNSNVRIPETRRSQDELSDLVIAFNEMLNRIQHYFEQQDQFVSDVSHELRTPVAIIEGHLQLLNRWGKDDPEVLSESLAASLQEILRMKNLIQEMLDLTRADQAVTQGTTEVTDVGKVVLQNYHNFEMLYPEFTFILDDDLHGQALVNINRNHLEQIMIILLDNAIKYSTTRKEIHIAVANDERYAQVAVQDFGEGISEEDKKKVFHRFYRVDKARSREKGGNGLGLAIAQQLVEGYDGNVSLESSVGHGSVFRIELPLVRETKAAPEEDTD; encoded by the coding sequence GTGATAACAAATGACTTAGAGACACCCAGTGAAAATAATAATAAGGGTCGTAAAATATCGTTAAAGGTGAAATGGGCAGCTGCAGTTGGGTTGGCCATTTTTATCACCTTTGCGATTTTTTCAATTGTGATTTTCAGTAGTATTTCGAACATTTTATTGCATAAGGAAGTCGATAATGTTCACGATACAGTGACTGTCATCCAACAACGTTTGGGGCGCCCGGAAAAGACGCTAACATCAGAATTTGTTGCTGAACAATTAGATCCAGCCCCTAGAGATTCTAAAGCAATTTATCAAGATTCGGTTTTAATGCGTTTGGCACAGCAGGATACGACGGTTAAAGTTTACGATCAAAATCGGCAAGGGTTATTCGCCTCACGTGGTCGAGCCACCTCTTTTCCAAAGCAAGACACCGATGTCTTAAAGCGGGAGCATATTTTTGGGAAGATTCATTTAATCGGGATTCGCCCCATTAAGACTGCTAACACGAATCGCACCATCGGTTATGTTGAAGTGACTAATAATCTAAGGGATTATAATCATGCGATGCTGGAATTGCGGATCGTTCTGGTGGTTGTTGTGTTATTTGCAATGTTGTTTAGTGCTGTAATTGGTTACTTATTAGCCAATCGTTTCTTGCAGCCGATTGAGGCAATGAAGCAGACGATTGAAGCTATTAATGTTGAACCAAATTCGAATGTGCGGATTCCGGAAACTAGGCGGAGTCAAGATGAACTTTCGGACCTGGTCATTGCGTTTAATGAAATGTTAAATCGGATTCAGCATTACTTTGAACAACAAGATCAATTTGTGAGCGATGTCTCGCATGAATTACGGACCCCGGTTGCGATCATTGAAGGTCACCTCCAATTATTGAATCGGTGGGGCAAAGATGATCCGGAAGTCTTGTCGGAATCTTTAGCAGCTTCTTTGCAAGAAATTTTACGGATGAAGAACTTGATTCAAGAGATGTTAGATTTAACGCGGGCTGATCAGGCGGTGACACAAGGCACTACTGAGGTGACGGATGTTGGGAAAGTCGTTTTACAAAATTATCATAATTTTGAGATGCTCTATCCTGAATTTACGTTTATTTTAGATGATGATTTGCATGGTCAAGCTTTAGTCAATATTAACCGGAACCACCTTGAGCAAATCATGATTATTCTATTGGATAACGCGATTAAATATTCAACGACGCGCAAGGAAATTCATATCGCGGTGGCTAACGATGAACGTTATGCGCAAGTTGCTGTCCAAGATTTTGGTGAAGGGATTTCGGAAGAAGATAAGAAAAAGGTTTTCCACCGGTTCTACCGGGTTGATAAGGCTCGGAGTCGGGAAAAAGGCGGTAATGGGTTAGGATTAGCCATTGCCCAACAATTAGTTGAAGGCTACGATGGTAATGTCTCACTTGAAAGTAGTGTCGGACATGGGTCGGTCTTCCGGATTGAATTACCACTCGTTAGAGAAACAAAGGCCGCACCAGAAGAAGATACTGATTAA